The genomic interval TTTGATCTTTTGGATTGCTATAATCTAAAATGTTTTGTATAAATGTATACATTGTGTAGTTatcaatttttgatattttctaaataatcTTAGGGGACTAAAGCATAGTTTAAACATTCTATTTTATGAAAGACTATAAACTATTTGAACACTATTTTTTGACACTAAAACTTATTCAAAATGtgtagaaattaatgaaatatctaTGACAACCACAATATACATTATAAcaaaaaagtataaaatatttagtggataattattaaaaatacatatatatacttacAATTTGCATAAACAAACGAGAAAGTAGTTCTTAATGAGATACAAAAAGAAGGTTGATGTTAATAAGTTTCTTTTACTTATAATAATAGTATGATGCTTTGATGATAATGATTAATGATAATGTTAaaagtaaaaagaaaattacCCAATTAACAAGAGTTTGCTCAGTGTTTGGTTTTGTAGTATCAATGGCTCTTCTTCCAGTTATAAGTTCCAATAAAACAACACCAAAACTGTAAACATCTGATTTAACAGTGAGTTGACCAGTTCTCTGGTACTCAGGTGCACAATAACCATATGTTCCCATTACTCTTGAGGAGACATGACTCTTGTCTCCCACAGGTCCAAGCTTGGCAAGCCCAAAATCAGAGAGTTTGGCATTGAAATTCTTGTCTAACAAAATGTTTGATGACTTCAAATCTCTGTAGATTACAGGTGGATTGGCCTTGTAATGCAAATACTCCAACCCTTTTGCTGCCCCTAATGCTATTTTCATCCTTTTGTACCAATCTAATGGCTTTCGCCCATGTTGCAACTCTGAAAACACACACAAATATTCAATGACATTCttcaatttgaaaaattaaaaaaatacaatggcGGAACCAAACCGAAATTTAACGGGACAAAtacatgtaaaaatatataaaaaatatttatttttaattttttacatataATTTAGAAAAACTTTAATAAATTTGGTTCATGATAAGCTACAAGACTTGATACAGTAGAActtctatccaagaatacacttgggaccaagaaaataatattctaattgggaggttataactaaataaagttacacttaaaaaaaaatcaaaatatcaaaaaatattaatgtaacaaaaataccaataaacaattcttaatactatattatattaaaattattttcgagtacatataatatttatatatgtaatataatttgaaataaaattattaattctacataaataaatttataaaatatatgtatatatttttttaagatgtaattattcttatatagaggtatatttttttataacaaattagaggttattcttgaatagagtattcttaaatagaggttctaccgTATTAGTTTTTGTACTAATATCAATGTAATTAGGACTGATCCTTAGACTAGACTTGTGCCAACAACCCTTCTAACTTAGggcacaaatttttttttttcttaaatattatgttttttaaATAAGGGTTTAATAAGCCCGCTTATGACATGTCTTAGGATGTCGGACATTAGTTAAGAAGATAAATATTACAGGAATACCTTAAATTGTCAAGTATCGTAAGAAGTATCATATTCATTATTGATGTAATTTAATATCAGATccacttattttaattaagcaaataatacaaaaaaactCATAAATACTTACAATGCATCACATGCTCAATATAGTATTAAAACCATTAGTGTAGTAGCAATAGCAATGCTTAGTTAACAAATGTAGAGAGAAAAGAGTACCTAATAAATGGTCTTCTAGAGAACCCAATGACATGAATTCATAGACCAAAAGTCTCTGTTCACCATCAGCACAATACCCAATAAGATTGACTAGATTTTGATGATGTAAGAGGCTTAACATCAAAACCTCAACAAGAAACTCTCTGTTTCCTTGTAAACCATTCCTGTCAAGTTGTTTCACAGCTACAACCTGAACTAgttcaataattaaaaaaaacaacaatcccattattaaaataataaatgtattataattttgtaaattaaaaaataaaataaataaaatgaagtAATGTTTAACCTGGCCAGTTTTTTCAAGTCTGCCTTTATAAACTCTACCAAATCCACCTTCACCAAGCAAACACTCTTGCCTAAAATTCTTTGTGGCTGTAGCCAATTCTCTAAATGTAAATGTTTTTGCTCCAATATTTTGGTTCCCATTAGATGTtccttcattattattattattgatatctttattgttgttgttgtttgtgGTCTCAGATTCTGCTGCtgattttggttttgggttttcTGCAAATTACATAATAATGAAGTAAA from Cannabis sativa cultivar Pink pepper isolate KNU-18-1 chromosome 4, ASM2916894v1, whole genome shotgun sequence carries:
- the LOC115712437 gene encoding probable serine/threonine-protein kinase PBL25, encoding MSCFSCFKKSKKKTTKRSIDIRRSGQTTGVHPRKETNSTTAPQPRPSENPKPKSAAESETTNNNNNKDINNNNNEGTSNGNQNIGAKTFTFRELATATKNFRQECLLGEGGFGRVYKGRLEKTGQVVAVKQLDRNGLQGNREFLVEVLMLSLLHHQNLVNLIGYCADGEQRLLVYEFMSLGSLEDHLLELQHGRKPLDWYKRMKIALGAAKGLEYLHYKANPPVIYRDLKSSNILLDKNFNAKLSDFGLAKLGPVGDKSHVSSRVMGTYGYCAPEYQRTGQLTVKSDVYSFGVVLLELITGRRAIDTTKPNTEQTLVNWAHPLFKNPQRFGELADPILGRDYPVRGLQQAVAVAAMCLNEEPSVRPLISDVVTALSFLGTSPDHNTATSTNHQNQNDPTHNNDNNNTNNNNRNSSSSNNSNSNRGYQEKEEERLVQERQRAVQEAIEWGSTSRHNNPKTRFGSAASL